In Salmonella enterica subsp. enterica serovar Typhimurium str. LT2, a single window of DNA contains:
- the ydfJ gene encoding putative transport protein (similar to E. coli putative transport protein (AAC74616.1); Blastp hit to AAC74616.1 (427 aa), 86% identity in aa 1 - 293), which yields MTQIKHERSTQDLVRAAVSGWLGTALEFMDFQLYSLGAALVFHEIFFPEQSAAMALILAMGTYGAGYIARIIGAFVFGKMGDRIGRKKVLFITITMMGICTTLIGVLPTYAQIGIFAPVLLVTLRIIQGLGAGAEISGAGTMLAEYAPKGKRGIISSLVAMGTNCGTLSATAIWAVMFFALEREQLIAWGWRIPFLASVVVMIFAIWLRMNLKESPVFEKVSEGEKSPALTPASENTLGAMFTSKSFWLATGLRFGQAGNSGLIQTFLAGYLVQTLLFNKSIPTDALMISSVIGFITIPLLGWLSDKYGRRLPYIILNISAIILA from the coding sequence ATGACACAAATAAAGCATGAACGATCGACTCAGGATTTAGTGCGCGCTGCCGTATCTGGCTGGTTAGGCACCGCGCTTGAATTTATGGATTTTCAGTTATATTCACTAGGCGCGGCTCTGGTCTTCCATGAGATATTTTTCCCGGAACAGTCTGCCGCGATGGCGCTTATTCTGGCAATGGGCACCTATGGTGCAGGTTATATAGCCAGAATTATCGGCGCCTTTGTTTTTGGTAAAATGGGCGACCGCATCGGACGAAAAAAAGTATTGTTTATTACCATCACCATGATGGGGATCTGCACCACGCTGATTGGCGTACTGCCGACGTATGCGCAAATCGGCATTTTTGCGCCAGTATTACTGGTAACATTGCGAATTATACAGGGGCTGGGCGCCGGGGCGGAAATTTCCGGCGCGGGTACCATGCTGGCCGAGTATGCGCCGAAAGGAAAGCGTGGCATCATTTCCTCGCTGGTCGCGATGGGCACCAATTGCGGTACGTTGAGCGCGACGGCGATCTGGGCGGTGATGTTCTTTGCGCTTGAACGCGAACAACTGATCGCCTGGGGATGGCGTATTCCTTTCCTGGCGAGCGTCGTTGTTATGATATTCGCGATCTGGCTGCGAATGAATCTGAAAGAAAGTCCGGTATTCGAAAAAGTAAGCGAAGGTGAAAAATCGCCAGCGTTAACGCCTGCGTCAGAAAATACATTGGGCGCGATGTTTACCAGCAAATCTTTCTGGCTGGCCACCGGTTTACGTTTTGGACAAGCGGGGAATTCAGGGCTTATTCAAACCTTCCTTGCCGGATATTTGGTTCAGACGTTATTATTTAACAAATCTATCCCAACCGATGCGTTAATGATAAGTTCCGTAATTGGTTTTATCACTATCCCACTCTTGGGGTGGTTGTCCGATAAATACGGTCGTCGGCTGCCGTATATAATATTGAATATCTCCGCGATTATTCTCGCCTGA
- the ydfI gene encoding putative mannitol dehydrogenase (similar to E. coli putative oxidoreductase (AAC74615.1); Blastp hit to AAC74615.1 (486 aa), 81% identity in aa 1 - 484): protein MQNRLLSAKATLPDYDRAALAARMVHLGFGAFHRAHQGVYTDILAAEQHSDWGYYEVNLIGGEQQIADLKQQDNLYTVAEMSAEAWTARVVGVVKAALHVQVDGLERVLAAMCEPQIAIVSLTITEKGYCHSPATGQLLLEHPMIAADLQNPHQPLTAPGIIVEALARRKAAGLPAFTVMSCDNMPENGHVTRQVVTAYAREVDAELAIWIEQNVTFPSTMVDRIVPAVTPETLDKIEQLTGVRDPAGVACEPFRQWVIEDTFVAGRPLWENAGATLVADVVPFEEMKLRMLNGSHSFLAYLGYLAGYQHINDCMADDNYRLTAQALMLREQAPTLKVQGVDLQRYADQLIARYRNPALRHRTWQIAMDGSQKLPQRMLDSVRWHLANHSDFDLLALGVAGWMRYVGGVDEQGKAIDVSDPLLPVIQRAVANSEEGASRVKALLGMAEIFGNDLPQAARFTQKVQEAYDSLLTYGAKASVAKYAERLK from the coding sequence ATGCAAAACAGGCTTTTATCGGCAAAGGCGACGCTTCCTGATTACGATCGCGCGGCGCTGGCGGCGCGGATGGTCCATCTCGGTTTTGGCGCGTTTCATCGCGCGCATCAGGGGGTTTACACAGATATTCTGGCTGCGGAGCAGCATAGCGACTGGGGCTATTATGAGGTTAATCTTATTGGCGGCGAACAGCAGATTGCCGATCTAAAGCAGCAGGATAACCTCTATACCGTGGCGGAGATGTCGGCGGAAGCCTGGACGGCGCGTGTGGTGGGCGTCGTCAAAGCGGCGTTGCATGTCCAGGTTGATGGTCTGGAACGTGTGCTGGCGGCGATGTGCGAACCGCAAATAGCGATTGTGTCTCTGACCATTACCGAGAAAGGGTATTGTCATTCGCCAGCCACGGGCCAACTTCTGCTGGAACATCCCATGATTGCCGCCGACCTGCAAAATCCGCATCAACCGCTAACGGCACCGGGTATTATTGTCGAAGCGTTAGCGCGTCGTAAAGCCGCAGGCTTACCGGCATTTACCGTGATGTCCTGCGATAACATGCCGGAAAATGGGCATGTGACGCGTCAGGTTGTGACGGCTTACGCCCGGGAGGTGGATGCGGAACTGGCGATATGGATCGAGCAAAACGTGACATTTCCGTCAACGATGGTTGATCGGATTGTCCCTGCGGTCACGCCGGAGACGCTGGATAAAATCGAACAACTGACCGGCGTGCGCGATCCGGCGGGCGTTGCCTGTGAACCGTTTCGTCAGTGGGTGATAGAGGATACGTTTGTGGCGGGTCGTCCGCTGTGGGAAAACGCGGGCGCGACGTTGGTCGCCGACGTGGTTCCGTTTGAAGAGATGAAACTGCGAATGCTTAACGGCAGTCATTCATTCCTGGCTTATCTGGGGTATCTTGCCGGCTATCAGCATATTAATGACTGCATGGCTGACGACAACTATCGTCTGACCGCGCAGGCGTTAATGTTACGCGAGCAGGCGCCCACGCTGAAAGTCCAGGGGGTAGATTTACAGCGTTATGCCGATCAGTTGATTGCGCGTTACCGTAATCCGGCGCTGCGTCATCGTACCTGGCAGATTGCGATGGATGGCAGCCAGAAACTTCCGCAGCGTATGCTGGACTCCGTTCGCTGGCATCTTGCTAATCATAGCGATTTTGATTTGCTGGCGCTGGGCGTGGCGGGGTGGATGCGTTACGTTGGCGGCGTGGATGAGCAGGGTAAGGCGATCGACGTCAGCGATCCGCTATTGCCGGTTATTCAGCGCGCCGTGGCAAACAGTGAAGAAGGCGCCAGTCGTGTTAAGGCGCTGCTGGGAATGGCTGAAATTTTCGGCAACGATTTGCCGCAGGCGGCGCGGTTTACGCAAAAAGTGCAAGAAGCCTATGACAGTTTACTGACATATGGCGCGAAAGCGAGTGTGGCGAAATATGCCGAGCGGTTGAAATAG
- the ydfZ gene encoding putative cytoplasmic protein (similar to E. coli orf, hypothetical protein (AAC74614.1); Blastp hit to AAC74614.1 (67 aa), 79% identity in aa 1 - 67), giving the protein MMTYDRNRNAITTGSRVMISGTGHTGIIKAIESEGLDAGQIRRGKTVIVEGCEGKFAPVELIRLGMN; this is encoded by the coding sequence ATGATGACATACGATCGTAACCGTAACGCAATCACTACCGGTAGCCGGGTCATGATAAGCGGCACGGGTCATACCGGGATTATCAAAGCCATTGAGAGCGAAGGTCTGGATGCAGGTCAAATTCGCCGCGGCAAAACGGTGATTGTCGAAGGTTGTGAAGGTAAATTCGCGCCGGTCGAACTGATTCGTCTTGGCATGAACTGA
- the rspB gene encoding putative dehydrogenase (similar to E. coli starvation sensing protein (AAC74652.1); Blastp hit to AAC74652.1 (339 aa), 75% identity in aa 1 - 339), which produces MKSIVIEKPNTLTIETRALPQPAPGEVRIKVKLAGICGSDSHIYRGHNPFAKYPRVIGHEFFGVIDAVGDNVNHDRIGERVSVDPVISCGHCYPCSVGKPNVCTSLVVLGVHRDGGFSEYAVAPARNAHRIPDNIADHHAVMVEPFTIAANVTGQVNPTEQDVALIYGAGPMGLTTVQALKGVYQVKTVIVVDRIEERLAMAKQSGADWTLNNGQHSLAEFLQQKALKPTLIVDAACHPAILQEAITLASPAARIVLMGFSSDPCEIVQQGITGKELAIYSSRLNANKFPVVIDWLNKGLIDPDKLITHTFDYQHVTDAIELFEKDQRQCCKVLLTFAK; this is translated from the coding sequence ATGAAAAGCATCGTAATCGAAAAACCGAATACATTAACTATCGAAACGCGCGCGCTTCCGCAGCCTGCGCCGGGCGAAGTTCGTATTAAAGTGAAACTGGCGGGTATCTGCGGTTCCGACAGTCATATTTATCGGGGACATAATCCCTTTGCAAAATATCCCCGTGTCATAGGCCATGAATTTTTCGGTGTCATCGACGCGGTAGGCGACAACGTCAATCACGACCGGATAGGAGAACGGGTATCCGTCGATCCGGTGATCAGTTGCGGGCATTGTTACCCTTGTTCAGTCGGTAAACCCAATGTGTGTACCTCGCTGGTGGTGCTGGGCGTGCATCGTGACGGCGGTTTCAGCGAGTATGCGGTGGCGCCGGCCCGTAATGCTCATCGCATACCGGACAACATCGCAGATCATCATGCCGTCATGGTTGAGCCGTTTACCATTGCGGCAAATGTGACGGGACAAGTGAATCCGACCGAGCAGGACGTGGCGCTTATCTATGGCGCAGGCCCGATGGGACTGACGACCGTACAGGCGCTGAAGGGGGTTTATCAGGTTAAAACGGTCATAGTCGTTGATCGCATTGAAGAGCGTTTAGCGATGGCGAAGCAGAGCGGCGCTGACTGGACCCTCAATAATGGTCAACATTCACTGGCGGAATTTCTACAGCAGAAGGCGCTAAAGCCGACCTTGATTGTCGATGCCGCCTGTCATCCCGCTATCCTGCAAGAGGCGATTACCCTTGCATCGCCTGCGGCACGCATTGTCCTGATGGGATTTTCCAGCGACCCGTGTGAGATTGTACAGCAGGGTATTACCGGAAAAGAGCTGGCTATTTATTCATCGCGTCTTAATGCCAATAAATTCCCGGTCGTGATTGACTGGCTGAATAAAGGGCTTATTGATCCGGATAAGCTGATAACGCATACATTTGATTATCAACATGTCACCGACGCGATTGAGCTTTTCGAGAAAGACCAGCGTCAATGCTGCAAAGTCTTACTCACGTTTGCGAAATAA
- the rspA gene encoding putative dehydratase (similar to E. coli starvation sensing protein (AAC74653.1); Blastp hit to AAC74653.1 (404 aa), 94% identity in aa 1 - 404): MKIVGAEVFVTCPGRNFVTLKITTEDGITGLGDATLNGRELPVASYLTDHLCPQLIGRDARRIEDIWQFFYKGAYWRRGPVTMSAISAVDMALWDIKAKAANMPLYQLLGGASREGVMVYCHTTGHTIDDVLEDYARHKEQGFKAIRVQCGVPGMKTTYGMAKGKGLAYEPATKGQWPEEQLWSTEKYLDFTPKLFDAVRNTFGFNEHLLHDMHHRLTPIEAARFGKCIEDYRLFWMEDPTPAENQACFRLIRQHTVTPIAVGEVFNSIWDCKQLIEEQLIDYIRTTLTHAGGITGMRRIADFASLYQVRTGSHGPSDLSPVCMAAALHFDLWVPNFGVQEFMGYSEQMLEVFPHNWTFEGGYMHPGDKPGLGIEFDEKLAAKYPYDPAYLPVARLEDGTLWNW, translated from the coding sequence ATGAAGATTGTAGGGGCTGAAGTTTTTGTTACGTGTCCAGGGCGTAACTTCGTCACCTTAAAGATAACCACGGAAGACGGGATCACCGGTCTGGGGGATGCCACCCTGAACGGACGCGAGCTCCCGGTGGCCTCGTACCTTACCGATCACCTGTGCCCACAGCTCATCGGGCGGGATGCTCGCCGCATCGAAGATATTTGGCAGTTCTTCTACAAAGGCGCGTACTGGCGCCGTGGCCCTGTCACCATGTCCGCCATTTCCGCGGTTGATATGGCGCTATGGGATATTAAAGCCAAAGCCGCCAATATGCCGTTGTATCAGTTACTCGGCGGCGCTTCGCGTGAAGGCGTCATGGTGTATTGCCATACCACAGGCCACACCATCGACGATGTGCTGGAAGACTACGCGCGTCATAAAGAGCAAGGGTTCAAAGCAATCCGCGTGCAGTGCGGCGTTCCGGGGATGAAAACCACCTACGGCATGGCGAAAGGCAAGGGGCTGGCCTATGAGCCCGCGACAAAAGGCCAGTGGCCGGAAGAACAATTGTGGTCAACGGAAAAGTATCTCGATTTTACGCCAAAGCTGTTTGACGCCGTGCGTAATACGTTCGGGTTTAATGAACATCTTCTGCACGATATGCATCACCGACTGACGCCTATTGAGGCTGCCCGCTTTGGCAAATGTATTGAAGACTATCGTTTGTTCTGGATGGAAGACCCGACGCCGGCTGAAAATCAGGCGTGCTTCCGCCTCATCCGCCAGCATACGGTCACGCCGATTGCCGTAGGCGAAGTCTTTAACAGTATCTGGGATTGCAAACAGCTCATTGAAGAGCAATTGATTGACTATATCCGCACCACGCTTACCCATGCCGGTGGTATTACCGGGATGCGCCGCATTGCTGATTTTGCCTCGCTCTACCAGGTGCGTACCGGTTCGCATGGGCCGTCCGATCTGTCGCCGGTTTGTATGGCCGCTGCATTACATTTCGACCTGTGGGTGCCTAACTTTGGTGTGCAGGAGTTTATGGGCTACTCCGAACAGATGCTGGAGGTTTTCCCGCATAACTGGACGTTCGAGGGCGGCTATATGCATCCGGGCGACAAGCCAGGACTGGGCATTGAGTTCGATGAAAAACTGGCGGCGAAATATCCTTACGATCCAGCCTATTTGCCGGTGGCTCGCCTGGAAGACGGCACACTGTGGAACTGGTAA
- the ynfA gene encoding putative inner membrane lipoprotein (similar to E. coli orf, hypothetical protein (AAC74654.1); Blastp hit to AAC74654.1 (108 aa), 88% identity in aa 1 - 108), producing the protein MLKTTLLFFVTALCEIIGCFLPWLWLKRGASVWWLLPAAASLALFVWLLTLHPAASGRVYAAYGGVYVCTALLWLRVVDGVRLTVYDWCGALIALCGMLIIVVGWGRT; encoded by the coding sequence ATGCTAAAGACGACTCTGCTTTTCTTTGTCACCGCCCTCTGTGAAATCATTGGATGTTTTCTTCCCTGGCTATGGCTTAAGCGCGGCGCCAGCGTGTGGTGGCTTCTGCCCGCCGCTGCGTCACTTGCGTTATTCGTCTGGCTTTTGACCTTGCATCCGGCGGCGAGTGGGCGGGTTTATGCGGCTTACGGTGGGGTATATGTCTGTACTGCGCTCCTGTGGTTACGTGTTGTCGATGGCGTCCGGCTCACGGTTTATGACTGGTGCGGCGCGCTGATCGCGCTGTGTGGAATGCTGATTATCGTCGTCGGATGGGGACGTACGTAA